The genomic stretch CAAGTGGGGCAAGCCCCCGGCGTTCAATGGCAAGTTCATGCAGATCGACCCGGATGCGGGACATTTGCGGCAAGCGGCCGTACCACTCAGCGTGGCGATGGATCCGCAATGGGCGGTCGAGCGGCTGAGTGCGCTGGCCGAATCGCGCGCGTCGTTCCATCACGAGTGGCTGATCGCCGTCGAAACGGCGCGGCTTTCGACCCTGGACGAATGGGCGCTTTGGCGCGAATCCGATGCGCGGCCGATCCACCCGCTGCGCCTGTGCGCCGCTGTGCAGCCGCACCTCGACGCCGGCGCCATACTGATCGCCGACGGCGGCGAGTTCGGGCAGTGGGCGCAGGGTGGACTCGAAGCGACGACGCGCCTGATCAATGGTCCGGCCGGCGGTATCGGCGCGGCGGTGCCGATGGCGATTGGCGCGAAGCTGGCCGACTCTTCTCGCACGGTCTTCGCCATTTCGGGCGACGGCGCGTTCGGTTATCACCTGGCTGAGTTCGAGACGGCGGTTCGCAATCGTATTCCGTTCGTGGCGATCGTCGGCAACGACGCGCGCTGGAACGCGGAACATCAGATTCAAATCCAGACCTACGGCGCAGACCGCACCTTTGGCTGCGAACTGATGCTGGCGCGCTACGACCGTGTCGTCGCGGCATTGGGTGGTTTCGGGGCGTATGTCGAGGATCCGGCTGACCTGGCGGCGGCCATCGCGCAAGCGGTGCACTCCGGACTGCCGTCGTGTGTCAACCTCGCTATCGACGGCTTGCCGGCGCCGTTTCCGCACGCGTAGGCCGGACGGCTAATGTCGCTCGCATGTTGCGGCTCAGGTGTCAATGCGCGCGTAATAAGCTTCACCGGCGCACGGGCGGCAGAGTGTCAGGCCGGCTTGCTCAACATGACGGCCATTGATTACATCCTCGCCGCAGCGCGCGCACTGTACGCGCAAACCGGGCTCGCTGAGAATCGCCTGAAGCGAGACCGTCAGTTGCACGTCCACCACATCCAGCAGTTCCTCCGCCGGCATTGTTTGATATGCATCGAGCTGCGCATGCCATGCGTCGAGCGCGCCCGGCGCATAAGCCCAGGCGCGCTGGCGTGACTCGATTGTGGGACAGATACGTATCGCCCGGCCGTTGAGCGTATCCACAAACGTCGCGGCGACCTTGCCGTAGTCCATGTGCCGAATCGTGCGATGACCGGCGGCGCAGCCTGTCGCCACGACGATCCCATCGGTGAAACAGCCATCGGTCTCGACGAACGCGAACAGCCGCTTGTCAAGATGTGGCAGGGTAATGCCGAGCAAGTCGCCGGCGTGCAGCCCGGCGCGTACTCCGAGCACCTGCTTGGGGCAGAGGTGTTGGTGGATGCTCGTCAGAGCAGCCTTATACGGGCCGAAGTCTATCGTCATTGTCGCTGTCGTCATTTGCACGCTGCCGGGGGCGGTCCGAAGATCTGCCGGGCGCCAAAACCCGATATATAGACCCAGAGCGTTTGATCTGCGGCCACATCAGCCGTCAGGTGGTTACCGGTGTTGGACGTATCAAACTCATAATGGCCGGGTGACACCGGTATGCGCACGATCCCCGGTCCGGCTGCCCTGGCGGCGGGCAGCGGGCTGGTGTATTCCATACCCTTTGTGGCGATCAGGTTACTGTCCATCATGCCGTTCACCACAATGAGCAACCCGCGGCCGGGTTCCGGTCTGGCGTACCATGTGGGACATGGCGTGGTGGCGGGTGGCAGAGGAGGCACATAGCCATCGCAGCCGGCCGGCACTGGCATGGCGCTTGCGACGACATCCAGCAGCCGGCGGGGGTTCATGCGCGACACGGAAGCAACGACAAACCGTCCAGCCGCGATTTCGGCCCGGATCCGGCCCTCACCGTTACTGGCGCGGCTGGCAAATTCATACGAGCCTGGCGCCAGCGGTATGGCCAACACTCCCGGCTCTCCGTCTTTCAGCGCGGGTATCCGTCCTGTGAAATTCGTTGCTTCAACGCCGGCAACCTCCGCTGTTTCGTTGAGAAAGTTTTCCACTACCAGAACACCGAAGCCGGACTGCGGCGGCACGTACCATGCCGGGCACTGCGCCGGCGGTGGCGGTGGTTGCGGCACATAGCCGGGGCAGCCGGCCGGTGGCGACAACGGGTACACAAATTCATCAAATCGGCCGCTGCGATATATGGGCGATACGAGCGAGTCGCCCGCCTTCACTGCGGTCCAGATGCGCCCTGAGAACTCGACGTACTGACCAACGCTCACCTGCCTCTTGCCGCTGTAACCAAAGACATAGCGCCCCGGATCGAGCGTTAGCACAAATCGTCCGGGTTCGTCGCCGACCTTTCCCTCCAACTGTCGTGACCAACTGGTATTGGGCCCTTCGGCATCGATTGTGGTACTCGATCCCAGGTGGTTCTCGATGACCAGCAACCCCTTGCTGGGCGCGGGCGTCACAAACCAGGCCGGACATACGGCCGCCGGCGCGTCCGAGACTGGCGCTGGCGTGATCGTCGGTCGATGGGTTGGCGCCCGCGTGGCCGTTCCGGTCGCTGTGGGCAGCGGCGTGTCGGTTGGCGCTGGCGTTGGGGTGCCAGACGAGGTTGGGGTCGTAGTTGGCGTGGCAGTCGGCGCGGGTGTTGCGGTGACGGTCGGCGTCGGTGGAACTGGCGTTGCCGTTTCCGTAGCGGGAGCGACTGCTGCGGTCGTCGGTGCCGCCGTCGTGGCGGTTATCGCGTTTTCGCCACACGCGGTGAGGGCTACGACGGAGGACATGGCGATTGCGATCCATAGAAGCGTCGAGATCAGTTTCATAGATGCGCCTCCGGTACCCGCGCCCGCCTGGCGTCGATAGGCGGTCTGTTGATTGCCGCGTGCCGTTTCATGTGTTCCACGTCAGCCCGTGTGGCGCGCTGCGTCAGGCGAATTAGCGCGCGCCCAGCTCGTAGACCGCCGCGCCATTGGACTCATAGCGTAGTCGCATTTCCCATGCTGCTAACGCGGCACGCGACTCCTCAAATTGCGGGAACGTGCCTGTGTCGATGACAACCCATTGCACGCCAAGTTCTCGCAGCAGGGTGATACCCTGGGCGGTGGGAAAGTCAGCGAGCGTACTCACCAGCCGTTTGGCCTGTGGCGACCAGAACGCGCCAAAGTTCGATCCAACGTACGGCTTGCCGGCTATCGTTGCGTAGTATACCAGGTGCGCGTACATCAAGCTTTGATTGACCGGCAGTTGCACGATGGCACCGTTGCCGGGTTGCTGTGCCAGCCAGTAGTCGACCGGACGCCCAGCGGTGGGTGTCAGGGGCAGAAAGCCCAATGAGCTATCGATGAGCACGAGCGCACACAGCGCAACTGCAAGCAATAGCCTGACGCGCTTCTGCGCGCGCGCCAGCAGGGCCGTTGCGCCGGCTGCCGCCAGCAAGCTCACAAACAGGCTGCTGCTGAAGGCCCAGCGTGTCCAAACGCGCATCGAACTGTAAAAGGGCAGCAGCTTGTAAAGTACGAAACCGGGCAGGGGCACAAAGGTCTGTGAGTATGGATACCAGGGGCGCAGCCATTCCGGCAGGTCAACCAGAACGGTCTGCCGGCCTGCATTGAGCGACACACCCATGGCAAGGATGACGGTGCAGACGCCCATGAATGTCCACAGGTGTATCGTCTTCGAGTCGGGCGCCGTCCGGCGTCGCGCCCCGATGGCGATGCATGCGAGACCAATCGCCACGCTGCCCAGGTAGATCGTATGCTCATGGAAAGGCGCGCCCGCGACGGCATCGAACAGACCACCGAGCGCGTAGCGACGCAGAAGTAGCGATGGCACCGGTGACAGGAAATCGGTCAGGCTGGCGCCGTGCAGTTGCACCTCTCCAATCGGGCGCGCAGCGGGACCGTTTCCGGTAAAGGTGAGTTGCACATAGGGAATCTCGGCGGCGGCAATGAACGGTAGGGCAAACAGGCCAATACGCGCCAATTGGGTCCACAGCCGTGTCGTCTTCCATGCCGTTCGATTGATCCAAATCAGATAGCCGGCAACGTAAAGCACGGAGAGCACTAGTGCGTGATAGAACAGATACTGCCCGCTCAACGCCAGCAGCGCAAGAAAGACTCCCGCGGCAATGGCCGTGCCGGTGCGTGGCGCACGCGCGCTGAGTGCAGACTGCAACGAAAGCAAATAGAAAGCCAGCCACTGCGTACATACCAGGGTTACATGGACACCCGCCCGACTCACATGGTCAGTCATGAACGTGAAAACCATGCCGCCGATCAGGGCGGCAGAGTGACTGCGCGTGAAACGAAACGCCCAGAGGTATGCGGCGGTTCCGGCCAGAATCATGGACGACAGCACCACAAAATTGTAGCCCAGTGTCGCTCCGCCCAGCAGCGTTAGCGGCCAGGCAAACAGCGCCGTGCCCGGTGTCATCTCGTTGTAGGCCAGCGCGTAGCCTTCCGGGTAGTTGAGCCAGGGAACCCACAGCGGCGAGACGCCGAGCCGGAGGATTGCCTCCGGGTACCAGCCGGTGAGCCACATGAAGTACTGCCCATCGCCGGACTCGCCGGCGATGGCATCGCCAAGGTGAGCCGAAAGCGGCCACGTCATGAACACGGTGAGCGCGGCATAGAAGCCGAGCGCCGCCAGCAGGCGAATTGCCCAGGGACGGTGTGTATGCGGGCGCGGAGACATCGGCGTCATCGGTGGAGTACGCCATCTGCGCGACGGCAGTGTGCGAGCCATGCGTGCATGGCGAGTATTATACTCACAACAGCCGTTTGCGCGGTG from Chloroflexota bacterium encodes the following:
- a CDS encoding TraR/DksA C4-type zinc finger protein gives rise to the protein MTTATMTIDFGPYKAALTSIHQHLCPKQVLGVRAGLHAGDLLGITLPHLDKRLFAFVETDGCFTDGIVVATGCAAGHRTIRHMDYGKVAATFVDTLNGRAIRICPTIESRQRAWAYAPGALDAWHAQLDAYQTMPAEELLDVVDVQLTVSLQAILSEPGLRVQCARCGEDVINGRHVEQAGLTLCRPCAGEAYYARIDT